A region of Schistosoma mansoni strain Puerto Rico chromosome 1, complete genome DNA encodes the following proteins:
- a CDS encoding putative smad nuclear interacting protein, translated as MINCHKRFEGFNSADVKKPDENTLTTPNIYCPPSWALNCPPSLDYKLEVIKNGLQLSECTVCLSSPSDINLQSSCDNGLSYCLFGRQPQLNYAQSGTMNGQCSVLAHPSISRLHAVLQYGKPPHSVGHVSENEKDTTGWYLKDLESTHGTFVNKRRLPPGRYVRIRVGYVLRFGGSTRLHILQGPEDDTEQQTSQSWFDLKKSHEEYKMNSKMERNISSIQNSNTVKLECNWGMSLEDPVSEPIPTLLQSGTCLSHEKLYRDDPKRALNAYFEREGIDPIPQFEFVEAPFGKQHCRIELPLSSGTVTAEALVSGKRKEAVVACALEACQLLDRLGEFDPDKDRSTAFKYTRSRAYWEDRDYYSSDEDTYVDRTGAVERKRLNRMRQLGVKDDEIKTTSELLDNHNAEIHLEKAKRVSQNATMITMLSELEKIGEEIVSIEEELEAINKEFSSKEANPSQLDELEAYMNALKTNSSKCAQRSKLKARLISLRQTELQLFHRAGLPRVGKTLKQLSNRQNNNSEYISSSDAAAAVRAARQKLNNDASEQQSENDQQNAVISEQKIKNIRADRNALKRSLQNHARTLYVSQKKIEIDKPFEVENDDDDDNDDNGDTNVNDIGEKEETQKIDMSIDSEENKIDTAISIPQYKLSKCSDSSCQSTSALNSTTTMNIVNNNANPIDDPSINISNEQSMEENSTEIKLHVDKKQPTKVLGPTLPPSQKLLEVNKKTKDYIENYSDDYVEWFPPSGQ; from the exons atgataaattgTCATAAGCGATTCGAAGGATTCAATTCTGCTG ATGTGAAGAAACCAGACGAAAACACTTTAACTACACCGAATATATATTGCCCTCCAAGTTGGGCTTTAAATTGTCCTCCATCTTTAGATTATAAATTAGAAGTTATTAAAAATGGTTTACAACTTTCAGAGTGTACAGTCTGTTTATCATCTCCTTCAGATATAAATTTACAATCCTCATGTGATAATGGTTtaagttattgtttatttggaCGTCAACCTCAATTAAATTATGCACAATCGGGTACTATGAATGGACAATGTTCAGTACTTGCTCATCCTTCAATAAGTCGACTGCATGCTGTATTACAGTATGGCAAACCACCGCATTCTGTGGGCCATGTATCAGAAAATGAAAAAGATACTACTGGATGGTATTTGAAAGATTTAGAAAGTACTCATGGTACTTTTGTTAATAAG CGACGTCTACCCCCAGGAAGATATGTTCGTATTCGTGTTGGTTATGTTTTACGATTTGGTGGTAGTACACGTCTGCATATTCTTCAAGGACCAGAAGATGACACTGAACAGCAAACTTCACAATCTTGGTTTGATTTGAAGAAATCTCATGAAGAGTATAAGATGAATTCTAAAATGGAACGCAATATTTCATCAATACAGAATTCAAATACTGTCAAGCTTGAATGTAACTGGGGAATGTCGT TAGAAGATCCTGTCTCTGAACCAATTCCAACTTTATTACAATCTGGAACTTGTTTAAGTCATGAAAAATTATATCGTGATGATCCTAAACGGGCATTGAATGCATATTTTGAACGAGAGGGAATTGATCCTATTCCGCAGTTTGAATTTGTTGAAGCACCATTTGGAAAACAACACTGTCGAATTGA ATTGCCGTTGAGTTCAGGTACCGTGACCGCGGAAGCTCTTGTTTCCGGTAAACGAAAAGAAGCTGTTGTTGCTTGTGCTTTGGAAGCATGTCAACTTTTAGATCGTTTGGGTGAATTTGATCCAGACAAAG ATCGTTCCACCGCTTTTAAATACACTCGATCACGAGCTTATTGGGAAGATCGTGACTACTATTCATCTGATGAAGATACTTATGTTGATCGAACTGGAGCTGTGGAGAGAAAACGTTTAAATCGTATGCGTCAATTAGGAGTGAAagatgatgaaattaaaacaacaAGCGAACTACTGGACAATCATAATGCTGAAATTCATCTTGAAAAGGCAAAACGTGTATCTCAAAATGCAACCATGATTACTATG CTTTCAGAGTTAGAAAAAATTGGTGAAGAGATTGTTTCAATCGAAGAAGAACTAGAAGCTATCAATAAAG AATTCTCATCAAAGGAAGCAAATCCATCACAACTTGACGAACTAGAGGCCTATATGAATGCATTGAAAACAA ACTCATCTAAATGTGCACAACGATCTAAATTAAAAGCACGTTTAATTTCATTACGTCAAACTGAACTACAACTTTTTCATCGTGCTGGACTTCCAAGAGTAGGCAAAACTTTGAAACAACTTAGTAATAGACAAAATAACAATTCTGAATAtatttcatcatccgatgcagCTGCCGCCGTTCGAGCAGCTCGacaaaaattaaataatgaCGCTAGTGAACAACAAAGTGAAAATGATCAACAAAATGCTGTTATATCTGAACAAAA AATTAAAAATATTCGTGCTGATAGAAATGCATTAAAAAGAAGTCTACAAAATCATGCCAGA ACACTTTATGTATCTCAGAAGAAAATTGAGATAGATAAACCATTTGAAGtggaaaatgatgatgatgatgacaacgACGATAACGGTGACACCAATGTAAATGATATTGGTGAAAAAGAAGAGACACAAAAGATAGACATGAGCATAGACAGTGAAGAGAATAAAATTGATACCGCCATTTCCATTCCTCAATACAAATTGAGCAAATGTTCAGATTCTAGCTGTCAATCAACTTCTGCCCTTAATTCTACTACTACCatgaatattgtaaataataatgccAATCCTATAGATGATCCCAGTATAAATATAAGTAATGAACAAAGCATGGAAGAAAACTCAACTGAAATCAAATTAC atgtcgataaAAAACAACCCACCAAGGTGTTGGGACCAACTTTGCCTCCATCTCAAAAACTTCTT GAGGTCAATAAGAAGACAAAAGATTATATAGAAAATTATTCTGACGATTATGTGGAATGGTTTCCTCCATCAGGTcagtaa